One region of Centropristis striata isolate RG_2023a ecotype Rhode Island chromosome 3, C.striata_1.0, whole genome shotgun sequence genomic DNA includes:
- the LOC131968827 gene encoding olfactory receptor class A-like protein 4, which produces MSEVLTVEAILFGLLVFSGIVGNILVIHVVLQSAIDSPSRRLPPSDTILVHLSLANLLTSLFRTVPIFVSDLGLDVSLSPGWCRVFMLLWVWWRAVGCWVTLALSVFHCTTLRRHHRAFGPLAHQKERRRVWIVLGLVWGVNLAFSVPALVYSTHVHGNATVELMVISCTTRPLLGCIWEFPSIQQGSAFASSSLALNEVLPLVLMVCTNLATLHALAKHIRAVTSGGDAGQSSGELDKHVATERKAANVIMSLVSLFVVCWALQVAAVTYYNHDGGHHAEGLLTVAHFSASLFVGFSPMVVALGHGKLRRRIISMILMCSKVFKCHREKREEGDKSPKNKGKTRKQTVFNVQNDCKVIKVKEVKAKK; this is translated from the exons TTTTGTTTGGACTCTTGGTCTTTTCTGGCATCGTGGGAAACATCTTGGTCATCCATGTG GTGCTTCAGTCGGCCATTGACAGTCCGTCTCGGAGACTTCCTCCCTCTGACACTATTCTGGTGCACCTGTCACTGGCCAACCTGCTGACCTCACTTTTCCGCACAGTGCCCATCTTTGTGTCGGACCTGGGCCTGGATGTGTCCCTGTCTCCGGGCTGGTGCCGAGTCTTCATGCTGCTGTGGGTTTGGTGGCGAGCTGTGGGCTGTTGGGTGACTCTAGCGCTCAGTGTCTTCCACTGCACCACCCTGAGACGACATCACAGGGCCTTTGGACCTCTCGCACATCAGAAGGAGAGGCGGCGGGTCTGGATCGTTCTGGGGCTGGTGTGGGGGGTAAACCTGGCATTTTCAGTTCCAGCTCTGGTGTATAGCACTCACGTTCATGGCAACGCCACCGTGGAGCTGATGGTGATCAGCTGCACCACCAGGCCTCTCCTGGGCTGTATCTGGGAGTTCCCCTCCATCCAACAGGGCTCTGCCTTCGCCTCCTCCTCGCTCGCACTTAACGAGGTGTTGCCACTGGTGCTGATGGTTTGCACTAACCTGGCAACACTTCACGCTCTGGCGAAACACATACGAGCTGTCACCTCGGGGGGAGACGCCGGACAATCCTCTGGGGAGCTGGACAAACACGTGGCCACTGAACGCAAAGCAGCTAATGTGATCATGTCGCTGGTGTCGCTCTTCGTGGTCTGCTGGGCGCTACAGGTTGCTGCGGTGACATACTACAACCACGATGGGGGACACCACGCTGAAGGGCTGCTGACTGTGGCCCACTTCTCTGCCTCGCTGTTTGTAGGATTTAGTCCCATGGTGGTGGCGCTGGGACACGGCAAGCTGAGGAGGAGAATCATAAGTATGATCCTGATGTGCTCTAAAGTCTTTAAATGTCACagggagaaaagagaagaaggggATAAATCCccaaagaataaaggaaagacgagaaaacaaactgtttttaatgttcaaaatgatTGTAAGGTTATAAAAGTTAAGGAAGTTAAAGCAAAGAAATGA
- the LOC131969176 gene encoding olfactory receptor class A-like protein 4 has product MSSPVQEDGDTELVGMGLRVSVSPVQTAFYILLVMLGILGNATVVGVIGKSVVMDGGGGRNSDIIIINMALSSLLVSVTRNTLLVISDMGLELYSSKEWCQFLMGLWVWLRSVNVWSTLFLSAFHLQTLRRVAPTSGSLQGPRGVPKTLLLNLALIWLLNFIYSIPAHMFSTSGDVNSTETLMLVSSTTRPLLGCVWNFPSIYSGLAYATTSMVIHETIPIILMAITNLGSLYTLYTHGRRRSSAQDAPVIKRVPAERRAAKVILALIMLFIASWGTSIISVNYFNYNRGSSAEFLLVIARFANIIFIAMSPAVLAVGHRRLRSFIKSALSY; this is encoded by the exons ATGAGCAGCCCCGTGCAGGAGGATGGAGACACGGAGCTGGTGGGGATGGGACTtcgtgtctctgtgtctcctgtACAAACTGCCTTTTACATCCTCCTGGTGATGCTGGGCATTCTGGGTAATGCCACAGTTGTTGGTGTGATTGGTAAGAGTGTGGTGATGGACGGCGGCGGGGGACGAAACTCGGACATCATTATCATTAACATGGCGCTGTCCAGTCTGCTGGTGTCCGTGACGAGGAACACGCTGCTCGTCATCTCAGACATGGGCCTCGAG CTGTATTCATCCAAAGAGTGGTGTCAGTTCCTCATGGGCCTCTGGGTGTGGCTGCGATCAGTCAACGTGTGGTCGACGCTCTTCCTCAGTGCGTTCCACCTGCAGACACTGAGGCGCGTGGCTCCGACCTCAGGGAGCCTTCAAGGGCCTCGGGGTGTTCCTAAGACCCTCCTGCTGAATCTGGCCCTCATCTGGCTTCTCAACTTTATTTACTCCATTCCTGCTCATATGTTTTCCACTAGTGGAGACGTGAACAGCACAGAG ACCCTGATGCTGGTGAGCAGCACAACGCGCCCTCTGCTGGGCTGTGTGTGGAACTTTCCCTCCATCTACAGTGGCCTGGCCTATGCCACCACATCTATGGTGATCCATGAAACAATTCCCATAATACTAATGGCCATTACCAACCTGGGCTCCCTTTACACTCTCTACACCCATGGCAGGAGGCGGAGTTCGGCGCAGGACGCACCCGTCATAAAACGAGTGCCTGCTGAGAGACGAGCAGCCAAG gtgATTCTCGCTCTCATAATGCTCTTCATTGCATCCTGGGGAACCAGCATTATCTCTGTCAACTATTTCAACTACAACCGTGGCTCTTCTGCAGAGTTTCTTCTGGTCATTGCTCGATTTGCCAACATTATCTTCATTGCCATGTCACCTGCTGTTCTAGCAGTTGGCCACCGGCGGCTGCGATCTTTCATCAAGTCTGCGCTCTCTTACTGA
- the LOC131963810 gene encoding von Willebrand factor A domain-containing protein 1-like produces MKGILLRCVLLWATLQRNNMQMTVPATVLNCCEGDILLLLDSSGSVANYEFSRLLHFSGELLRPFSLGRGHVRVGLLQVGTNPNLEFGLDVHKDQKSLQKALWQVSQLQGDTNTEAALGVAQQLLTETDKNVPKVLLWLTDGVQPGDVDEPMSELKAQGVSVLAVSTVHGNYQVLQRAVTPPLESHLYSVDIDNIEIITEDLREAIIKIIRAERLRVVHLTSHSAVLQWRPLLSADSGYYELSYNSIGRRDPDTRRTLSGDASSIELTQLQPDTTYTATLRPESNQRLFNTLSVSFTTLPDVLGPAVVSVLDSGPRHIRVSWGPLQPAQVRYTVEYGAIPRGHVHTVTIHGQQNSTLLTGLEPGTQYLVTVSARHDNGKERAMSVRACTQEAALPALTDLHLTPVQRQEVQVAWTAHQEGLRGYWLSWEKLNSHSKPSISSIYLPPSSSSTRLTHLAPSSRVCVSPIYSSGRGDGLCCTAEMHTGARQWG; encoded by the exons ATGAAGGGCATTTTACTTCGCTGTGTTCTTCTCTGGGCGACGTTGCAGCGGAACAACATGCAAATGACTGTACCTGCCACAG TGTTGAACTGCTGTGAAGGCGATATTCTCCTTCTGCTGGACTCTTCTGGAAGTGTAGCAAACTACGAGTTCTCCCGTCTGTTGCACTTCAGCGGTGAGCTGCTTCGCCCCTTCTCATTGGGCCGCGGACACGTAAGGGTCGGGCTGCTGCAGGTGGGCACAAACCCGAACCTGGAGTTCGGCCTGGACGTCCACAAGGATCAGAAAAGCCTGCAGAAAGCTCTGTGGCAAGTCAGCCAGCTGCAGGGAGACACCAATACAGAGGCAGCGCTCGGGGTGGCCCAGCAGCTCCTGACAGAGACGGATAAGAACGTGCCAAAGGTTCTGCTGTGGCTGACGGATGGCGTGCAGCCCGGAGACGTGGACGAGCCGATGTCTGAGCTGAAGGCGCAGGGAGTTTCTGTGTTAGCTGTGTCTACGGTACACGGCAACTACCAGGTGTTACAGCGTGCAGTGACACCTCCACTGGAGTCTCACCTCTACTCTGTGGACATAGATAACATCGAAATCATCACAGAGGACCTGAGGGAGGCCATtatca AAATTATTCGTGCAGAACGGCTGCGTGTGGTTCACTTGACCTCCCACAGTGCTGTGCTGCAGTGGCGTCCTCTTCTGAGTGCAGACAGCGGTTACTATGAGCTCTCATACAACTCTATAGGGAGAAGGGACCCTGACACCAGACGCACTCTCTCAGGTGACGCCAGCTCAATTGAGCTGACCCAGCTGCAGCCTGACACCACCTACACAGCTACCCTCCGCCCCGAGTCCAACCAGAGGCTGTTCAACACACTCTCTGTTAGCTTCACCACACTTCCTG ATGTTTTAGGCCCGGCTGTGGTCTCCGTGTTGGACTCTGGCCCACGTCACATCCGTGTGAGCTGGGGTCCTCTGCAGCCGGCTCAAGTTAGATATACGGTGGAGTATGGAGCTATTCCCAGGGGACATGTCCACACTGTGACAATCCACGGGCAGCAGAACTCCACCTTACTGACGGGCCTGGAGCCGGGCACTCAGTACCTGGTCACAGTGAGCGCTCGTCATGACAATGGCAAAGAGAGAGCCATGTCTGTAAGAGCGTGCACTCAAGAGG ctgCTCTGCCGGCCCTGACCGACCTTCATCTGACCCCGGTGCAGCGTCAGGAGGTGCAGGTAGCGTGGACGGCCCATCAGGAAGGTTTGAGAGGCTACTGGCTGAGCTGGGAGAAACTAAACTCCCACTCGAagccctccatctcctccatctACCTGCCTCCCAGCTCTAGTTCAACACGTCTCACGCATCTCGCACCGAGCAGTCGAGTGTGCGTGTCCCCGATCTACAGCTCGGGCAGAGGAGACGGGTTATGCTGCACTGCAGAGATGCACACAG GTGCCAGACAGTGGGGTTAA